In Cicer arietinum cultivar CDC Frontier isolate Library 1 chromosome 1, Cicar.CDCFrontier_v2.0, whole genome shotgun sequence, one DNA window encodes the following:
- the LOC101502699 gene encoding DEAD-box ATP-dependent RNA helicase 47B, translated as MQALVSAKFLLLVGESFPMRRALINSRFSWFHNSVQCKSNHDSLTLSSIGFKSSEIEPKITTNKLNKVKPLGSSSSEAIKSKRKPIGISEKKGVRVIEKKQQIESAPFAAKSFSELGVPDVLIKRLENEGFNVPTEVQSAAVPTILKNRDVIIQSYTGSGKTLAYLLPILSVIGPLRGENREGEGEGDGGESGKKLGIEAVIVAPSRELGMQIVREFEKILGMDNKKVVQQLVGGANRTRQEEALKKNKPSIVVGTPGRIAELSASGKLRTHGCRYLVLDEVDELLSFNFREDMHRLLEHVGRRSGADLNSKAKKAERQLIMVSATVPYSVVRAAKSWGSDPLIVQAKKIVPLETLSPEPVNLSTSSPSSSPNSSVPSKATVESLPPALKHYYCVVRLQHKVDTLRRCIHALDAKFVIVFMNHTKQLKDVVYKLEARGGMKAAELHGDLGKLGRSTTLKKFKNGEVRVLVTNELSARGLDVAECDLVVNLDLPTDSIHYAHRAGRTGRLGRNGTVLTICEEPEVFVVKKLQKQLEIPITCCDFVEGKLLVTEEENTLSITS; from the coding sequence ATGCAAGCTTTAGTTTCAGCGAAGTTTCTTTTGCTCGTTGGAGAATCATTCCCTATGAGAAGGGCTTTAATCAATTCTAGGTTTTCTTGGTTTCATAATAGTGTTCAATGTAAGAGCAATCACGATTCTCTCACACTTTCAAGCATTGGTTTTAAAAGTAGTGAAATTGAACCTAAGATTACAACTAATAAATTGAATAAGGTTAAGCCATTAGGTTCTTCTTCCTCTGAGGCTATCAAGAGTAAGAGAAAACCCATTGGAATTAGTGAGAAAAAAGGAGTTAGGGTTATTGAGAAAAAACAGCAAATAGAGAGTGCCCCTTTTGCTGCTAAGTCGTTTTCGGAACTCGGTGTTCCGGATGTGTTGATTAAGAGGCTAGAAAATGAGGGTTTCAATGTTCCTACTGAAGTTCAGTCTGCTGCTGTTCCTACCATTTTGAAGAATCGCGATGTCATAATTCAGTCGTATACCGGTTCAGGTAAAACATTGGCTTATCTGCTTCCTATTTTATCGGTTATTGGGCCGTTGAGAGGCGAGAATCGTGAAGGTGAAGGTGAAGGTGATGGTGGTGAGTCCGGAAAGAAATTAGGAATTGAAGCGGTTATTGTTGCTCCTTCTAGGGAACTTGGAATGCAGATAGTGAGGGAGTTTGAGAAGATATTGGGAATGGATAATAAGAAAGTGGTTCAGCAGCTTGTGGGAGGTGCGAACCGAACAAGGCAGGAAGAAGctcttaagaaaaataaacctTCCATTGTTGTTGGTACGCCTGGTAGGATAGCCGAGCTCAGTGCGAGTGGGAAACTTCGAACGCACGGCTGTCGATATTTGGTATTAGATGAAGTTGATGAGCTTCTGTCGTTCAATTTCCGCGAAGACATGCATAGGTTATTGGAGCATGTAGGGAGGAGATCTGGGGCAGACCTAAATTCAAAGGCTAAAAAGGCTGAGCGTCAGTTAATTATGGTATCCGCAACTGTGCCTTATTCGGTTGTAAGGGCTGCTAAAAGCTGGGGTTCTGACCCACTTATTGTTCAAGCTAAGAAAATTGTACCACTTGAAACTTTGTCTCCTGAGCCGGTCAATTTGTCAACTTCATCACCAAGCTCGAGTCCTAACTCCTCTGTGCCGTCTAAGGCTACGGTAGAGAGTCTACCTCCAGCATTGAAACACTATTACTGTGTAGTGAGGTTGCAGCACAAAGTTGATACATTGAGAAGGTGTATTCATGCATTGGATGCCAAATTTGTTATAGTTTTCATGAATCATACTAAGCAGCTAAAGGATGTTGTCTACAAGCTGGAGGCCCGTGGTGGGATGAAAGCTGCAGAGTTACATGGTGATCTCGGGAAGCTTGGTCGGTCGACGACTCTGAAGAAGTTCAAGAACGGAGAGGTTAGAGTTCTTGTGACAAATGAATTATCGGCTAGAGGTTTGGATGTGGCAGAATGTGATCTTGTGGTTAATCTGGACTTGCCGACGGATTCAATTCACTATGCGCACCGAGCCGGTCGAACTGGTCGGCTTGGTAGGAATGGTACAGTGCTAACCATATGTGAAGAGCCAGAGGTGTTTGTTGTGAAGAAATTGCAGAAGCAACTTGAAATACCGATAACATGCTGTGATTTTGTGGAGGGAAAGCTTCTTGTTACTGAAGAAGAGAATACACTAAGCATCACTTCTTGA